One segment of Parcubacteria group bacterium DNA contains the following:
- a CDS encoding DNA-3-methyladenine glycosylase, with the protein MILNKKFYQKSTLETAQNLLGCFLVRKIGNKIIKGIITETEAYIGEDDLACHASKGRTPRTETMYGESGHAYVYMIYGMYHCLNIVTEKKGFPTAILIRSIKIDGLDYKKTDGPGKLCKFLKIDRKLNNWNITKKERLWIEKPAQNFSKKNIVAGRRIGIDYAKHCKEYPWRFRVKEK; encoded by the coding sequence ATGATACTAAATAAAAAATTCTATCAAAAAAGCACTTTGGAGACAGCTCAGAATTTACTAGGCTGTTTTTTGGTGAGAAAAATTGGAAATAAGATTATAAAAGGAATAATTACCGAAACGGAAGCCTATATTGGTGAGGATGACTTGGCTTGTCATGCCTCAAAAGGACGGACTCCCCGAACAGAAACTATGTATGGCGAATCAGGCCACGCTTACGTCTATATGATCTATGGGATGTATCATTGTTTAAATATCGTCACGGAAAAGAAAGGCTTTCCCACCGCAATTTTAATTAGATCAATAAAAATTGATGGCTTGGATTACAAAAAAACCGATGGTCCGGGAAAACTTTGCAAATTTTTAAAAATTGATAGAAAATTAAATAATTGGAATATTACTAAAAAAGAAAGGCTTTGGATAGAAAAACCTGCCCAAAATTTTTCAAAGAAAAATATTGTGGCGGGCAGACGAATTGGAATTGACTATGCTAAACATTGCAAAGAATATCCTTGGAGATTCCGTGTCAAAGAGAAATAA
- the pnp gene encoding polyribonucleotide nucleotidyltransferase has product MEQKKWSLQIGGRILEVETGLLAGQANGSVTVRYGDTVVLATAVMSKNASRISGYFPLMVDYEERYYAAGKIKGSRFIKREGRPSDEAILTGRVVDRTIRPLFNGRMRNEVQVVITVLSIDGENDTDIISMIAGSAALHISNIPWNGPIGAARVGKIGDQFLLNPVNGEVKESELDLVIAGTKDKINMIEAGAKEVSEEDIVKAFEFGQEAVRKIVEFLEDIRKEAGKEKSEPSLLEGTPEFEGKIKELLVAENLEDALYDVDKKVIAEKVDAINKKVFEYIEQNNEGDTSKLKEIAVQVLEEVSDEIVHKNIMESEKRPDGRKLDEIRHIECRTGILPRTHGTGLFTRGETQALTITTLGSPGDEQVIDTMELDIKKRYIHHYNFPPFSVGEIKPMRGPGRREIGHGALAEKALIPVLPSKEEFPYTILLVSEVLSSNGSSSMASTCGSTLSLMDAGVPIKRPVSGIAMGIIVAADGKFKVLTDIQGAEDHYGDMDFKAAGTEKGITALQMDVKVDGVTIEMLKAVLEQSSENRKEILGKITAAISEPRKEMSEYAPRIIVIKINPDKIRNVIGTGGKIINEIIDETGVQIDIEDDGSIFITSSDAQSAKKAQEWINNLTHEVKSGETFKAKVTRIMNFGAFAEILPGQEGLIHISELADRRVEKVEDIVKVGDIVPVKVIKIDEQGKINLSIKATSGMTE; this is encoded by the coding sequence ATGGAGCAAAAAAAGTGGTCCCTTCAAATTGGAGGGCGGATTCTTGAAGTTGAAACCGGACTTTTGGCGGGACAAGCCAATGGTTCAGTAACTGTCCGCTATGGCGACACGGTGGTTTTAGCGACAGCGGTGATGAGCAAGAATGCCAGCCGGATAAGCGGATATTTTCCGCTGATGGTGGATTACGAAGAGAGATATTATGCTGCCGGAAAAATAAAAGGATCAAGATTTATCAAAAGGGAGGGAAGACCTTCGGACGAAGCGATTTTGACTGGAAGAGTGGTCGACAGAACCATTCGACCTCTTTTCAATGGACGAATGAGAAATGAAGTCCAGGTTGTAATTACCGTTCTTTCTATTGATGGAGAAAATGATACAGATATCATTTCAATGATTGCCGGTTCGGCGGCTCTTCATATTTCCAATATTCCTTGGAACGGTCCGATTGGAGCAGCTAGAGTGGGAAAGATAGGCGACCAATTTTTGCTTAATCCGGTAAATGGAGAAGTAAAAGAAAGCGAATTGGATTTAGTTATCGCTGGAACAAAAGATAAAATTAATATGATTGAAGCTGGAGCCAAGGAAGTTTCTGAAGAAGATATTGTTAAGGCTTTTGAATTCGGGCAGGAAGCGGTTAGGAAAATTGTGGAATTTCTCGAAGATATCAGAAAAGAGGCTGGAAAAGAAAAATCAGAGCCATCCCTTCTGGAGGGAACGCCGGAATTTGAAGGAAAGATAAAGGAATTGCTTGTGGCTGAAAATTTGGAAGATGCGCTTTACGATGTGGACAAAAAAGTTATTGCCGAAAAAGTTGATGCCATAAACAAGAAAGTTTTTGAATATATTGAGCAGAATAATGAAGGAGATACTTCAAAATTAAAAGAAATTGCCGTTCAAGTTTTGGAAGAAGTTTCCGATGAAATTGTTCACAAGAATATAATGGAAAGCGAAAAGAGGCCGGATGGCAGAAAACTCGATGAGATTAGGCATATTGAATGCCGAACCGGAATACTTCCCAGAACGCACGGAACTGGATTGTTTACCAGGGGAGAAACTCAAGCACTTACCATTACAACGCTAGGATCTCCTGGAGATGAACAGGTTATTGATACGATGGAGCTAGATATTAAGAAAAGATATATTCATCATTACAATTTTCCTCCTTTTTCAGTGGGAGAAATCAAACCGATGAGAGGACCAGGGAGAAGAGAAATCGGACACGGAGCTTTGGCCGAAAAAGCTTTGATTCCAGTGCTTCCTTCAAAAGAAGAATTTCCTTACACTATACTTTTAGTTTCTGAGGTGCTTTCTTCTAACGGTTCTTCATCAATGGCTTCGACTTGCGGTTCCACCTTATCACTGATGGATGCCGGCGTGCCGATTAAAAGGCCGGTAAGTGGAATTGCAATGGGAATTATCGTCGCAGCAGACGGAAAATTCAAAGTCTTAACGGATATTCAAGGAGCAGAAGACCATTACGGAGATATGGACTTTAAAGCGGCTGGAACAGAAAAGGGAATTACTGCACTCCAAATGGATGTGAAAGTGGATGGTGTAACGATCGAGATGTTGAAAGCTGTTCTTGAGCAATCAAGCGAAAACAGGAAGGAAATACTGGGCAAAATAACCGCTGCTATTTCCGAACCAAGAAAAGAGATGTCTGAGTATGCTCCGCGAATCATTGTTATAAAAATAAATCCGGACAAGATTAGGAATGTTATTGGGACCGGAGGAAAAATTATCAATGAAATTATTGATGAAACCGGAGTGCAAATTGATATTGAAGATGATGGATCAATTTTTATCACCTCATCTGATGCTCAGTCAGCCAAAAAAGCTCAAGAATGGATCAATAATCTTACTCATGAGGTAAAATCCGGAGAGACTTTTAAAGCTAAAGTGACCAGAATAATGAATTTCGGAGCTTTTGCTGAAATTTTGCCAGGGCAAGAAGGACTTATTCATATTTCAGAGTTGGCAGATCGTCGGGTAGAAAAAGTCGAAGACATTGTCAAAGTTGGAGACATTGTTCCGGTTAAAGTAATAAAAATTGATGAACAAGGAAAAATAAACCTTTCAATAAAAGCAACTTCCGGAATGACAGAGTAA
- a CDS encoding glycosyltransferase produces MNIAIFTNNYLPNPYGVTGSIESFRKQFEKSGHTVYIFAPNCKDYKDKNSNVFRYPSLDIQYKIKFPLAIPYSRKIDRIIDNLELDIIHSQHPNLLGSAAKKWTGIKNIPLVFTWHTLYDQYAHFVPLIPNKIASKYIINTAVKYATCADFIITPTDSVKKIIQKWGVTNKNIKAIPTGIEEELYQNADRNKIRNKFNIKDDDILLILVSRISQEKNIEFLFQAIKKVLKADSPLSSGLSAKRVRFLICGDGYLLPKLKKMTRENDLKNKINFESIVPKEELKNYYAAGDIFVYASKSETQGMIISEAMYCGLPIVAVNAPGVCDLVQNNVNGFLTSENKGEFASAVQKLIDDKELRNKFSAESSKIAKENFTDKICAEKMLKVYESLVKK; encoded by the coding sequence ATGAACATAGCAATCTTCACGAATAATTATCTTCCTAATCCTTATGGAGTAACAGGATCCATTGAAAGCTTCCGGAAGCAATTTGAAAAATCAGGGCATACTGTTTACATTTTTGCGCCGAATTGCAAAGATTACAAAGATAAAAATTCAAACGTGTTTCGCTATCCATCATTGGACATTCAATACAAAATTAAATTTCCGCTGGCAATTCCCTATTCTCGAAAGATAGATAGAATTATTGATAACCTAGAGCTTGACATTATTCATTCTCAGCATCCCAATCTCCTGGGTTCGGCCGCTAAAAAATGGACTGGAATTAAAAACATTCCTTTGGTTTTTACCTGGCACACTTTATATGATCAATATGCTCACTTTGTGCCGCTGATACCCAATAAAATAGCTTCAAAATATATAATAAATACCGCAGTTAAATATGCTACCTGCGCAGATTTTATAATAACTCCGACTGATTCAGTAAAAAAAATAATCCAAAAATGGGGGGTCACAAATAAAAATATTAAAGCCATTCCAACCGGCATTGAAGAAGAATTATACCAGAATGCAGATAGAAATAAAATTAGAAATAAGTTTAATATCAAAGATGATGATATTTTGTTAATTTTAGTTTCCAGAATTTCTCAGGAAAAAAACATTGAGTTTCTTTTTCAAGCGATAAAAAAAGTGCTGAAAGCGGACAGTCCGCTCTCAAGCGGACTGTCCGCCAAAAGAGTTAGATTTCTGATTTGCGGAGATGGATATTTGCTTCCAAAATTAAAAAAAATGACCAGAGAAAATGATTTGAAAAACAAAATTAATTTTGAAAGCATAGTTCCAAAAGAAGAACTAAAAAATTATTATGCCGCCGGAGATATTTTTGTCTACGCATCAAAATCGGAAACTCAAGGAATGATTATTTCTGAAGCAATGTACTGCGGTCTTCCAATTGTTGCTGTTAATGCTCCCGGAGTTTGTGATTTGGTACAAAATAATGTTAACGGATTCTTAACTTCAGAAAATAAAGGCGAATTTGCAAGTGCTGTTCAAAAATTAATTGATGATAAAGAATTGAGAAATAAATTTTCCGCTGAGTCTAGCAAAATCGCCAAAGAAAATTTCACCGACAAAATTTGCGCCGAAAAAATGTTAAAGGTTTACGAGTCTTTAGTGAAAAAATGA
- a CDS encoding integrase core domain-containing protein produces MKAKQFGYYFVSQLKLSKNKYERWQKVSEKLKLSKKACQRLKWMIFYETEAKRNAKKNCRHFAISRSLWYYWRKRFDETNLRTLEDEFKAPKNTRKKEYTGTQYERVVMLRKNRIRYGKIKLLKIYQKKYPDDKNISSWKVQCIIEASGIYYNAKKQSQANKKRQKAQKKKRITELKKKPKSGYLVCLDTIVRHYSGQKRYILTAIDKYAKVAYARMYHNHSSLSAKDFLQRLFYLLDGKFDNLQTDNGSEFLKYFEEACTELKVPHYFSRTQTPKDNPECERFNRTLQEEFIALGNMTEDINIFNRNLTEWLIEYNFNRPHQTLDYLTPIEFTQKYAKVSKMYSSNTFF; encoded by the coding sequence ATGAAAGCCAAACAATTCGGCTACTATTTTGTCAGCCAGCTCAAGTTATCCAAAAACAAATACGAAAGATGGCAGAAGGTGTCCGAGAAGCTGAAATTGAGCAAGAAGGCCTGCCAGCGACTTAAATGGATGATCTTTTACGAAACTGAAGCCAAGCGCAATGCCAAGAAAAACTGCCGGCATTTCGCAATCTCAAGATCGCTCTGGTATTATTGGCGCAAGAGGTTTGATGAAACAAATTTAAGAACATTAGAAGATGAATTTAAGGCACCGAAGAATACTCGAAAAAAGGAATACACCGGTACGCAATACGAGCGCGTGGTTATGCTTCGAAAAAACCGCATTCGTTACGGGAAAATTAAACTACTGAAAATTTATCAAAAGAAATATCCGGATGACAAAAACATCAGCAGCTGGAAAGTTCAATGCATTATTGAAGCTTCCGGTATTTATTACAACGCCAAAAAACAATCTCAAGCCAATAAAAAGAGGCAGAAAGCCCAGAAAAAGAAAAGAATTACCGAACTGAAGAAAAAACCAAAGAGTGGATATTTAGTCTGCTTAGATACCATCGTCCGGCATTACAGCGGACAGAAACGATATATTCTAACTGCCATTGATAAGTATGCCAAGGTTGCTTATGCTAGAATGTATCACAATCATAGCTCACTATCAGCCAAAGATTTCTTGCAAAGATTGTTCTACTTGCTTGACGGTAAGTTTGATAACCTGCAAACTGATAACGGAAGTGAGTTTCTGAAATATTTTGAAGAAGCTTGTACGGAATTAAAAGTTCCTCACTATTTCTCTCGGACTCAAACTCCTAAAGACAATCCGGAATGTGAACGTTTCAATCGGACGCTACAGGAAGAATTCATTGCTCTGGGAAATATGACTGAGGATATCAATATTTTTAACCGTAATCTGACCGAATGGCTGATTGAATACAATTTCAACCGTCCACATCAAACCTTGGATTATCTGACACCCATAGAGTTTACTCAAAAATATGCCAAAGTGTCCAAGATGTACTCTTCTAATACATTCTTTTGA
- a CDS encoding LysM peptidoglycan-binding domain-containing protein — MFLALKSSGRNKAISNFSSNLFSKNPKKFDIDRIQSKVHFYQKRVADFIKRHRTIRILHILRNYSALMVVVSSSLLVTSTNLAKSSNSNGFLSGYFNIDNKENPRISSQENRKNNLAFVPLAKVPTSVNPDIKEESDNENLSLVGGQALTANFGSPLKDPEENGGVKIYEVKSGDTVSGIATANNITINTILWANDLDNVDSIMPGDKIFILPIAGLSYTIKKGDTIESVASKYKADKDRIISFNSLPADGQLTEGEEIVIPDGQKEIPQTTPGTPAETGIERRQYATSTGGAPAVSGFKTLSGRAGTGHIFPYGYCTWYVAQKRYVPWGGNAGTWLYHAKSAGYQTGKTPRVGSIMVSSESWWGHVAIVEKVSGGSFTVSEMNYKGWAKTSRRTIPTSSRIIKGFIY, encoded by the coding sequence TTGTTCTTAGCTCTAAAATCATCTGGAAGGAACAAAGCTATTAGTAACTTCAGTTCTAATCTCTTTTCAAAAAATCCCAAAAAATTTGATATAGACAGAATTCAATCAAAGGTTCACTTTTATCAAAAAAGAGTGGCCGATTTCATCAAGAGGCATCGCACCATTAGAATTCTTCACATTCTAAGAAACTACTCTGCGCTTATGGTGGTAGTTTCTAGCTCTCTTTTGGTTACTTCTACAAACCTTGCAAAAAGTAGCAACTCCAATGGATTTTTATCCGGTTACTTTAACATCGACAATAAAGAAAACCCAAGGATAAGCAGCCAGGAAAACAGAAAAAATAATTTAGCTTTTGTTCCTCTGGCAAAAGTTCCAACTTCAGTTAATCCGGATATTAAAGAAGAATCAGATAATGAAAACCTATCTTTAGTTGGGGGACAGGCTCTGACAGCAAATTTTGGGAGTCCGCTTAAGGACCCAGAAGAAAATGGCGGAGTTAAAATTTATGAAGTAAAATCGGGAGATACTGTAAGTGGCATAGCAACTGCAAACAATATCACAATCAACACTATTCTTTGGGCAAATGATTTAGATAATGTTGATTCCATAATGCCAGGAGATAAAATATTCATTCTCCCGATAGCAGGACTTTCCTATACTATTAAAAAGGGGGATACGATAGAATCAGTCGCCAGTAAATATAAAGCCGATAAAGACAGAATAATAAGTTTTAATAGTTTGCCAGCAGACGGACAATTAACCGAAGGGGAAGAAATAGTAATTCCGGACGGGCAGAAAGAAATTCCGCAAACTACCCCGGGAACGCCTGCTGAAACTGGAATAGAAAGGAGGCAGTATGCAACATCCACTGGAGGAGCTCCGGCTGTTTCAGGGTTCAAAACTCTTAGCGGCAGAGCGGGAACAGGCCACATTTTCCCCTATGGTTATTGCACTTGGTATGTTGCTCAAAAAAGATATGTTCCTTGGGGAGGAAATGCCGGTACTTGGTTATACCATGCTAAGTCTGCCGGATATCAAACTGGAAAAACTCCGCGAGTCGGATCTATTATGGTTTCTTCAGAATCTTGGTGGGGTCATGTTGCTATAGTAGAAAAAGTTAGCGGAGGATCATTTACTGTTTCTGAGATGAATTACAAAGGATGGGCAAAAACCAGCAGACGAACCATTCCAACATCTAGCAGAATAATAAAAGGATTCATCTACTAA
- a CDS encoding rubrerythrin family protein: protein MEKKTQENLAKAFVGESQARNKYTYFASVAKKEGFEQISAIFQETADNEKEHAKRIFKLLGEITVEVPASIMGGLGDTKANLKHAAEGEKYEWGTMYPNFEKEAREEGEIEAADFFREVAEVEAQHEKRYLKLLENVENGKVFKKDTPMKWKCRNCGYVYEGIEAPVKCPTCKHPQAYYELLAENY from the coding sequence ATGGAGAAAAAAACACAGGAAAACCTCGCCAAGGCGTTTGTGGGAGAATCGCAAGCTAGAAATAAATATACTTATTTTGCTTCCGTCGCCAAAAAGGAAGGATTTGAACAAATCTCAGCTATTTTTCAAGAAACGGCTGATAATGAAAAAGAGCATGCCAAAAGAATTTTTAAGCTACTGGGAGAAATAACCGTTGAAGTGCCAGCTTCCATTATGGGAGGATTGGGAGACACTAAAGCGAATTTAAAGCACGCCGCCGAAGGAGAAAAATATGAATGGGGAACCATGTATCCGAATTTTGAAAAAGAAGCTCGAGAAGAAGGAGAAATTGAAGCCGCCGACTTTTTCCGAGAAGTAGCCGAAGTGGAAGCCCAGCACGAAAAAAGATATTTGAAGCTTCTGGAAAATGTGGAAAACGGAAAAGTATTCAAAAAAGATACACCAATGAAATGGAAATGCCGTAATTGCGGATACGTTTATGAAGGAATCGAGGCTCCGGTTAAATGTCCTACTTGCAAGCATCCGCAAGCTTATTATGAACTGCTGGCGGAAAATTATTAA
- the xerA gene encoding site-specific tyrosine recombinase/integron integrase: MNISQLLTDFLEYLEIERNRSQKTIENYHHYLERFFKWSEIKNPEDITPDNVRKFRIYLNRYQDEKGQELKRVTQNYHMIALRIFLKYLSKRDVPVMSAEKIEIGKNPATMIEFLEPSELERLLNAASGEDKKSLRDRAVLELLFSAGLRVSELVSINRDQINLKNQEFSVRGKGSKVRIVFVSDTAKKALEKYLEKRTDIDPALFVRLPKKGAKETEKEGSLRITQRSIQRIVKHYATKAGIVKDVHPHTLRHSFATDLLSNGADIRSVQAMLGHSSITTTQIYTHVTNQGLKDIHKKFHGKREK, translated from the coding sequence ATGAATATAAGCCAGCTTTTAACGGACTTTTTGGAATATTTGGAAATTGAGCGCAATCGTTCCCAAAAGACGATTGAAAACTACCATCATTATCTGGAACGCTTCTTCAAGTGGTCGGAAATCAAGAATCCGGAGGATATTACACCGGACAACGTGAGAAAATTCAGAATATATCTCAATAGATATCAGGATGAGAAAGGTCAAGAACTCAAGAGAGTGACTCAAAATTACCATATGATTGCCCTTCGGATCTTTCTTAAGTATCTTTCCAAAAGGGATGTACCGGTAATGTCGGCGGAGAAAATAGAGATTGGAAAAAATCCGGCGACGATGATTGAATTTCTTGAGCCCTCAGAGTTGGAACGATTATTGAATGCGGCTAGCGGGGAAGACAAAAAATCATTGAGAGATAGAGCTGTCTTGGAGTTGCTATTTTCAGCCGGACTTCGTGTTTCGGAACTAGTGAGTATTAATCGAGATCAAATAAACCTTAAAAATCAGGAATTTAGTGTCAGGGGGAAAGGATCAAAAGTGAGAATTGTTTTTGTTTCTGACACAGCCAAAAAGGCTCTGGAAAAATATTTGGAGAAAAGAACTGATATTGACCCCGCGCTTTTCGTTAGGCTTCCCAAAAAAGGTGCCAAGGAAACAGAAAAAGAAGGAAGTCTTCGAATTACTCAACGAAGCATTCAAAGAATCGTCAAACACTATGCGACCAAAGCGGGAATTGTGAAAGATGTTCATCCGCATACTTTGCGCCACAGTTTTGCCACTGATCTCTTGTCCAATGGTGCTGACATCCGAAGCGTCCAGGCGATGCTTGGCCATTCTTCCATCACCACCACTCAAATTTATACCCACGTGACCAATCAAGGACTCAAAGACATCCACAAAAAGTTCCACGGGAAACGGGAGAAATAA
- a CDS encoding desulfoferrodoxin: MNKIYKCNICGNIVELLHVGGGELVCCGKPMDLLEEKTKEVEGMEKHVPIIEKTENGIKVKVGSIEHPMEEAHYIEWIEINFDGKVEKKFLHPGEKPEAEFNVSPDQIIARCYCNVHGLWKN; encoded by the coding sequence ATGAACAAGATATATAAATGCAATATTTGTGGAAACATCGTTGAACTTCTGCACGTTGGAGGAGGAGAACTTGTCTGTTGTGGAAAACCAATGGATCTCCTAGAAGAGAAAACAAAAGAAGTTGAAGGGATGGAAAAACATGTTCCGATTATTGAAAAAACAGAAAATGGAATTAAAGTTAAGGTTGGATCGATTGAACATCCGATGGAAGAGGCGCATTATATCGAATGGATTGAAATAAATTTTGACGGGAAAGTGGAGAAAAAATTTCTCCATCCGGGAGAAAAGCCAGAAGCAGAATTTAATGTCAGCCCGGATCAGATTATCGCCAGATGCTATTGCAACGTCCATGGACTTTGGAAAAACTAG
- a CDS encoding peptidoglycan recognition family protein: MSKFYKLCFFIVLFGSFLALMIYFSPSIKKEILAEKQAENNETAPDVKNNETEDTGAKDKNIVKDAENADLSNKTDLKEDETSNLEKIAEPKNSFEIKQQLVSWGYSLSKNRNIDTIIIHSSYNALGGDVYGLAKLIEEYKSYGVSPHYLIDRSGNIYQLVSDQNIAYHAGESKMPDGRTNVNNFSLGIEIMTTENDNPSNAQYSSLMSLIGQIKKNHKITSILGHNQIAPGRKTDPWNFNWNKIDSVK; encoded by the coding sequence ATGAGTAAATTCTATAAACTATGCTTTTTCATTGTACTTTTTGGATCTTTTTTGGCTTTAATGATATATTTTTCACCTTCGATAAAAAAGGAAATCTTAGCGGAAAAACAAGCAGAAAACAACGAAACTGCGCCAGATGTTAAAAATAACGAGACTGAGGATACTGGTGCCAAAGATAAAAATATCGTTAAAGATGCTGAAAATGCAGATCTTTCAAACAAAACTGATTTGAAAGAAGATGAAACATCCAATTTGGAAAAAATAGCAGAGCCGAAAAACAGCTTTGAAATAAAACAACAGCTGGTAAGCTGGGGCTATTCTCTTTCTAAAAACAGAAATATTGATACAATAATCATCCACTCTTCCTACAATGCGCTCGGTGGTGATGTTTATGGCTTAGCTAAGCTTATCGAAGAGTACAAGTCATATGGAGTCTCTCCTCATTATCTCATCGATAGAAGCGGAAATATATACCAACTAGTATCGGATCAAAATATCGCTTACCATGCCGGTGAAAGCAAAATGCCGGATGGCAGAACCAATGTCAACAATTTCTCTTTGGGAATAGAAATAATGACAACAGAAAATGATAACCCCTCCAATGCACAATACTCATCCCTGATGAGCCTAATTGGCCAAATTAAGAAAAACCACAAAATAACCAGTATTCTTGGACATAATCAGATTGCTCCGGGAAGAAAAACCGACCCTTGGAATTTTAATTGGAACAAGATTGATTCAGTTAAATAG
- a CDS encoding DedA family protein: MIIEGPIITIIAAMLAKLGAFNVFIVFIFSVLGDIFGDIILYGLGYKFGMTFVRRFGKYMGITEKLVLKMENYFKNHGGKTIFTVKATTGLCWATFTAAGIVKMDFKKFVKYSFWGGLAWSGLLVALGYFYGYMWAELRHYIEWAGWIAITLAIISIASVQTYKSYRSKKILLNNCK; the protein is encoded by the coding sequence ATGATTATTGAAGGTCCAATTATAACTATAATTGCCGCCATGCTTGCTAAATTAGGAGCTTTTAATGTCTTCATTGTTTTTATTTTTTCAGTTCTAGGAGATATTTTTGGGGATATAATTCTTTACGGGCTAGGATACAAGTTCGGAATGACCTTCGTGAGAAGATTTGGAAAATACATGGGAATCACAGAAAAACTAGTTTTAAAGATGGAGAACTATTTTAAAAATCATGGAGGAAAAACGATTTTTACCGTGAAAGCGACTACCGGACTTTGCTGGGCAACTTTTACCGCTGCCGGAATTGTAAAAATGGATTTCAAAAAATTTGTGAAATATTCATTTTGGGGCGGATTAGCCTGGAGCGGACTTTTGGTAGCTTTGGGGTATTTTTACGGATATATGTGGGCAGAACTCCGACATTACATCGAATGGGCCGGCTGGATAGCAATCACATTGGCAATAATTTCAATTGCATCAGTCCAAACATACAAGAGCTATCGATCTAAAAAAATATTGCTGAACAATTGCAAATAA
- a CDS encoding alpha/beta fold hydrolase, translating to MNTKRASKIISKANSILLEDPKVLYKKEKEFLNQPFYFEGTNGKGVLLIHGWTTTSYELRRLGKYLNEFGYTVSAPLLRGHGTVPKDLENVKWEDWMEDVEIAYNKLKSNCNNIYVGGTSIGSCLTIMLAKKYPEISGLLLMATPYKIRFEKILIPLSRLMRKIRSYHKKYYPPTFGAANTITRLISYQSYSVGSALETLKLVQETRKNISFINQPAFLIQSLSDHVVSKNSLKKIYNSISSKTKRKKYIKRAYHTFISDIKNESVFEEILEFFNEN from the coding sequence ATGAACACCAAAAGAGCTAGCAAAATCATATCCAAAGCCAATAGCATACTCCTCGAAGATCCTAAGGTTTTATACAAAAAAGAGAAGGAATTCCTTAACCAGCCTTTCTATTTTGAAGGAACCAATGGCAAAGGGGTTCTGCTTATTCACGGATGGACGACTACTTCCTATGAGCTAAGGCGCCTGGGAAAATACTTGAACGAGTTTGGTTATACTGTCTCTGCCCCTCTTCTTCGCGGACACGGAACAGTCCCGAAAGACTTGGAAAATGTAAAATGGGAAGACTGGATGGAAGATGTTGAAATTGCTTATAACAAACTGAAATCAAATTGCAACAATATTTATGTCGGAGGGACATCGATTGGATCATGCCTTACGATAATGCTGGCCAAAAAATATCCTGAAATTTCAGGCTTGTTGCTCATGGCAACGCCTTACAAAATACGCTTTGAAAAAATACTAATTCCCCTTTCGAGATTAATGAGAAAAATAAGAAGCTACCATAAAAAATATTATCCCCCGACTTTTGGCGCAGCAAATACAATCACTCGTCTGATATCGTATCAATCCTATTCCGTAGGAAGCGCGCTAGAAACATTAAAATTGGTTCAGGAAACAAGAAAAAATATTTCTTTCATTAACCAACCTGCTTTTTTAATTCAGTCTCTTAGCGATCATGTCGTTTCCAAAAATAGCTTGAAAAAAATTTACAACTCAATCAGTTCAAAAACAAAAAGGAAGAAATATATCAAAAGAGCTTACCATACTTTTATCTCCGATATCAAAAACGAAAGTGTTTTTGAAGAAATATTGGAATTTTTTAATGAAAATTGA